The following are from one region of the Paenibacillus sp. KS-LC4 genome:
- a CDS encoding alpha/beta fold hydrolase, producing MVALIASLLALCMIVVVIFHAYVAWMLAYPYVAPLTSNPKAAIGLDYEDVLIPSISGKTNVSGWYVPAYSDDANNEPATRTIVFSHGYGANREETWVPMYDLTKLLNGLHYNVMLFDYGYASATDKTAATGGLEESQQLLAAVQYVKEQGSKEVIVWGFSMGAGTALQAALQSKNIDGMILDSLFVPSADSLFSNVSQVVSLPRFPSETLIGALLPLWTGVGIDSVPAEQMMNTSYDIPIYIIHGTQDVKSPYTTAEHIAGKQTNPLSRSWIVQQGQHEMLFREHPSEYIQRAALFLSQVNQQVLAANDPAAASA from the coding sequence TTGGTTGCTCTTATTGCCTCACTGCTAGCGCTGTGCATGATCGTTGTCGTTATCTTCCATGCCTACGTAGCTTGGATGCTCGCCTATCCTTACGTCGCACCGCTTACCTCCAACCCGAAGGCTGCAATCGGACTTGATTACGAGGATGTGCTCATTCCGAGCATTAGCGGCAAAACCAATGTCAGCGGCTGGTACGTGCCTGCCTACAGTGATGATGCAAATAACGAGCCGGCCACACGCACAATCGTGTTCAGCCACGGCTACGGCGCCAACCGCGAAGAGACATGGGTACCGATGTATGATTTAACGAAGCTGCTTAATGGTCTTCACTATAATGTTATGCTTTTTGATTACGGTTACGCCTCCGCTACTGACAAAACCGCAGCAACCGGTGGTCTGGAAGAATCCCAGCAGCTGCTCGCGGCCGTTCAATATGTGAAGGAGCAAGGCTCCAAGGAAGTCATTGTCTGGGGCTTCTCTATGGGGGCAGGAACCGCGCTGCAAGCTGCGCTGCAATCCAAGAATATTGACGGCATGATCCTAGACAGCCTGTTCGTGCCAAGCGCTGATTCACTGTTCAGCAATGTCAGTCAGGTTGTCAGCTTGCCACGCTTCCCCTCTGAAACCTTAATCGGGGCGCTGCTTCCGCTTTGGACAGGTGTCGGCATTGATTCTGTACCTGCCGAGCAAATGATGAATACGAGCTACGATATTCCGATTTATATTATTCATGGCACGCAGGATGTGAAGTCGCCCTATACGACGGCAGAGCATATTGCAGGCAAACAGACGAATCCATTGTCCCGCTCGTGGATTGTGCAGCAGGGACAGCATGAAATGCTGTTTCGGGAGCATCCGAGCGAATACATTCAGCGCGCTGCACTTTTCCTCAGTCAGGTTAATCAGCAGGTGCTCGCTGCTAATGATCCCGCAGCAGCCAGCGCTTAA
- a CDS encoding IclR family transcriptional regulator — MAEEGKSTVRAVERALDILICFTAGKDLVMTEIAERTGLHKSTVHRMLATLEDKGFIERDLVTERYRLGMRVWELSAHLSRTDDPAVIWQPEMERLRDKLGETVSIYVRDGSERIRIQAVQSNQPVRRVAPIGARLPLYAGASSKVLIAYADPLVQEEIFGDPSWMFTIDLDQYKQQLADITEQGYATSFEEREPGAAAFSAPIFGREGKLVAALSVSGPASRMTMDKMRDAAPILLEASKRMSTMMR; from the coding sequence ATGGCGGAGGAAGGGAAATCAACCGTACGCGCAGTTGAACGAGCGCTGGATATTTTGATCTGTTTTACAGCGGGAAAGGATCTGGTTATGACGGAAATCGCCGAGCGGACAGGGCTCCATAAGAGCACGGTCCATCGGATGCTGGCCACCCTTGAAGATAAAGGCTTTATCGAGCGTGACCTGGTGACGGAGCGCTACCGACTAGGTATGCGGGTGTGGGAGCTGTCCGCCCATTTATCTCGGACGGATGATCCAGCGGTCATTTGGCAGCCGGAGATGGAGCGTCTGCGCGATAAGCTGGGCGAGACCGTCAGCATTTACGTGCGCGACGGCTCGGAGCGGATTCGTATTCAGGCGGTGCAGAGCAATCAGCCCGTGCGCCGGGTAGCGCCAATCGGAGCGAGGCTGCCGCTTTACGCTGGGGCTTCAAGCAAGGTGCTGATCGCTTATGCCGATCCGCTCGTGCAGGAAGAGATTTTCGGTGATCCATCGTGGATGTTTACGATTGATCTGGATCAATATAAGCAGCAGCTTGCTGATATTACGGAGCAGGGCTATGCAACGAGCTTTGAGGAGCGGGAGCCAGGCGCCGCTGCATTCTCCGCGCCGATATTTGGACGGGAAGGCAAGCTTGTCGCCGCCTTATCCGTATCGGGGCCGGCAAGTCGCATGACGATGGATAAAATGCGCGATGCCGCTCCTATTTTGCTGGAAGCTTCCAAGCGGATGAGTACGATGATGAGATAG
- a CDS encoding class I adenylate-forming enzyme family protein: MLLLSERLPLAASLYPEAPALMRHGHIISYGELHRMAERLGYALYAEGLRPGDRFALFGDPDPKLVLAFYAAVGIGAIPLVPSPLLTVSELIAIFQDAEPHMVFHDRRHTETIIDTIKHLPNCPKRFTTDEESLISNSLAALLKQEHAAPSNSYSNRSADDTAVLIYTGGTTGRPKGVMHSHRGMAAWNLLTPSAGFGHDLGRRVLVLNLSHLVGQFQLWANMAAGGCLVFLDEYPADVHRIMEAVERDRITQLSTVGQLLRDLTCEASIAGRKLESLTLIGCGGSVISPDTLRNAVSQFPGALIVNNYSQAECGMSISRLFPAQHIENPVRLQSVGRPADLADQGEQDFEVRILGMDGREAQTGEAGEIVVRGAQTMLGYWRQLEVSVETMPDGWVRTGDVGCLDEEGYLYVLDRLKDMVIVNGSNVFCSEVEQVIATHEAVFDAAVLGAPFADEGEALVAFIVLRDGCSLDLTRLRAFCEPHLARYKLPTLLYIVETLPRTAVDKVDKKRLREQLTFSIPKGAV; this comes from the coding sequence TTGTTGCTATTATCCGAGCGTTTGCCATTAGCAGCGAGTTTGTATCCTGAGGCACCAGCGCTTATGCGTCACGGCCATATTATAAGCTATGGGGAGCTTCATCGCATGGCTGAAAGGCTCGGTTACGCCCTGTATGCCGAGGGTCTCCGGCCGGGTGATCGCTTTGCGCTTTTCGGGGATCCAGATCCCAAGCTCGTCTTGGCGTTCTATGCAGCAGTTGGGATCGGAGCTATACCGCTCGTGCCGTCCCCTTTACTGACTGTATCCGAACTCATAGCCATATTTCAAGATGCAGAGCCGCATATGGTTTTTCATGACAGGCGCCATACCGAAACCATTATCGACACGATAAAGCATCTTCCGAATTGTCCAAAACGATTCACAACAGACGAAGAAAGTCTGATTTCAAATTCGCTAGCTGCGCTTTTAAAGCAAGAGCACGCAGCCCCTTCAAATAGCTATTCCAATCGAAGTGCCGATGATACGGCAGTGCTGATTTATACGGGCGGAACGACTGGCCGGCCAAAAGGGGTGATGCATTCACATCGCGGCATGGCTGCTTGGAATCTGCTTACGCCTTCCGCGGGCTTCGGTCATGATCTCGGACGACGTGTGCTAGTGCTCAATCTATCGCATCTTGTTGGTCAATTCCAACTGTGGGCGAACATGGCTGCCGGAGGTTGTCTAGTATTTCTAGACGAATACCCTGCGGACGTACACCGCATTATGGAGGCTGTTGAACGTGATCGCATTACGCAACTCAGCACGGTTGGCCAACTGCTTCGTGATCTTACCTGCGAGGCGTCCATCGCGGGTAGGAAATTGGAAAGCCTAACGCTGATTGGCTGTGGAGGGTCCGTTATTTCCCCAGATACACTTCGGAATGCGGTATCGCAATTCCCGGGAGCTTTGATTGTCAATAACTACTCGCAAGCGGAATGCGGAATGTCCATAAGCCGCCTTTTTCCCGCCCAGCATATAGAAAATCCCGTTCGCCTACAATCGGTAGGCCGCCCTGCCGACCTCGCTGACCAAGGCGAGCAAGACTTCGAAGTTCGGATATTAGGCATGGATGGGCGTGAGGCGCAGACGGGCGAGGCCGGGGAAATCGTTGTTCGAGGCGCTCAGACAATGTTAGGGTATTGGCGACAGTTGGAGGTCTCCGTCGAGACTATGCCCGATGGCTGGGTCCGAACCGGGGATGTCGGTTGTCTGGATGAGGAGGGCTACCTTTATGTGTTAGATCGCCTGAAGGATATGGTTATCGTAAACGGCTCCAATGTGTTCTGTTCCGAGGTAGAACAGGTCATCGCGACTCATGAGGCGGTATTCGACGCGGCTGTACTGGGCGCTCCTTTTGCCGACGAAGGCGAGGCCCTCGTCGCTTTTATCGTATTGCGGGACGGCTGCAGCTTGGACCTGACACGACTGAGGGCGTTTTGCGAGCCTCACCTCGCCCGTTACAAGTTGCCGACCCTTCTGTACATTGTGGAGACTTTGCCCCGAACGGCCGTAGATAAAGTAGACAAAAAGCGGCTGCGCGAGCAACTGACCTTTTCTATACCCAAAGGGGCAGTTTAA
- a CDS encoding DUF421 domain-containing protein: MTYVEILIRTIVAVGLLLLIPRILGKQTLSNMTFNDFVTSITLGSLAANLAFNATLKPSYIVLSLVVITTMSFLLSLLALKSRKMRSWISGSPTVLIENGKVMEANMKKIRYTLDSLNQALRERGVFNIEEVDYALLEDNGRISILKKDAYRLVTKQDMGLPQQAQAFPVELIMDGAVMEDNLKLHGLTREWLEKMLRQKHGGKALVDVFYAVRGTQQQLVFDFYNDGIEQPLDQE; encoded by the coding sequence ATGACGTATGTGGAAATTTTGATCCGAACCATTGTTGCAGTGGGACTGCTGCTGCTCATTCCCCGCATTCTAGGCAAGCAGACTCTTTCTAATATGACGTTTAACGATTTTGTAACGAGTATTACGCTGGGCTCCCTAGCAGCGAACTTGGCGTTTAATGCCACCTTGAAGCCCTCCTACATCGTGCTGTCTCTGGTTGTGATAACAACTATGTCCTTCCTGCTTTCTCTGCTCGCTCTCAAAAGCCGAAAAATGCGCAGCTGGATCTCAGGCTCGCCCACTGTACTGATAGAAAACGGTAAAGTTATGGAAGCCAACATGAAGAAAATTCGCTATACGCTGGATTCGCTGAATCAAGCGCTAAGGGAAAGAGGCGTTTTTAATATTGAAGAGGTGGATTATGCCTTGCTCGAAGATAATGGAAGAATTTCTATTCTGAAAAAGGATGCGTACCGGCTTGTCACGAAGCAGGATATGGGGCTGCCGCAGCAAGCGCAGGCTTTTCCTGTAGAGCTAATTATGGACGGCGCGGTGATGGAAGATAATTTGAAGCTGCATGGGTTGACCCGGGAGTGGCTTGAGAAGATGCTGAGGCAGAAGCATGGGGGGAAAGCGCTGGTTGACGTGTTCTATGCGGTAAGGGGAACACAGCAGCAGTTGGTTTTCGATTTTTACAACGATGGTATTGAGCAGCCGCTGGATCAGGAGTAG
- the acnA gene encoding aconitate hydratase AcnA codes for MSQQNHYSVRTSLDVNGKSFAYYRLSGLEEQGLGKISKLPFSIKVLLEAAVRQFDGRAITPEHVKQLTSWADGREDKEIPFIPARIVLQDFTGVPVVVDLAAMRDTVKRAGGDPKKINPLVPVDLVIDHSIMVDAFGNADALEYNTKVEFERNEERYRFLRWAQTAFDNFRAVPPGTGIVHQVNLEYLASVAATKVVDGETVVFPDSLVGTDSHTTMINGLGVVGWGVGGIEAEAGMLGQPLYFVTPEVIGFKLTGSLAEGATATDLALTVTQILRKKGVVGKFVEYFGPGLSNISLADRATVANMAPEYGATVGFFPVDSETLNFMRATGRTEEQIALVEAYYKAQDMFRTDETPDPVFSDVIELDMSTVVPSLAGPKRPQDRVELTAMKEEFNNIIRTPIDKGGYGMTDEKIEQLVDVKHPNGEASKMGTGAVVIAAITSCTNTSNPSVMLGAGLVAKKAVALGLTKPAYVKSSLTPGSLVVTEYLKKANLLEPLEALGFHVAGYGCATCIGNSGPLPDEVGQAIADNDMTVAAVLSGNRNFEGRVHAQVKANYLASPPLVVAYALAGTVNIDLSKDAIGYDKDNNPIYLKDIWPTSQEIQEATAAALNPQMFRDKYENVFTQNERWNAIDVPEGESYEWDPKSTYIQNPPFFENLGTELNDIADIKSANVLALMGDSVTTDHISPAGNIKADSPGGEYLIENGVKREDFNSYGSRRGNHEVMMRGTFANIRIRNQVAPGTEGGVTTYLPNDEVMSIYDASMKYQKSGKNLVVIAGKEYGTGSSRDWAAKGTFLLGVKAVIAESFERIHRSNLVGMGVLPLQFQEGHSWKSLGITGRETFDITGLSNDVTAGETVTVTATREDGTAFDFQAIVRLDSMVDVDYYRNGGILQTVLRQMIANM; via the coding sequence ATGTCTCAACAAAATCATTACTCCGTTCGCACCTCGCTTGACGTAAACGGCAAATCCTTTGCGTATTACCGTTTGTCCGGCCTGGAAGAGCAAGGTCTTGGAAAAATTTCCAAGCTGCCTTTCTCCATCAAAGTATTGCTTGAGGCTGCTGTTCGTCAATTTGACGGCCGTGCGATTACGCCTGAGCATGTCAAACAACTGACATCATGGGCAGATGGACGCGAGGACAAAGAAATTCCATTTATTCCTGCTCGAATCGTTTTGCAGGATTTCACTGGCGTTCCCGTTGTAGTCGATTTGGCAGCTATGCGTGACACCGTTAAACGTGCAGGCGGCGACCCTAAAAAAATCAATCCGCTCGTTCCGGTTGACCTCGTAATCGACCACTCGATCATGGTTGACGCATTCGGCAACGCAGACGCGCTTGAATACAACACGAAGGTAGAATTTGAGCGTAATGAGGAGCGTTACCGCTTCCTGCGCTGGGCACAAACGGCATTCGATAACTTCCGCGCTGTACCGCCGGGAACAGGTATCGTTCACCAAGTTAACCTTGAGTATCTTGCATCTGTAGCTGCTACAAAAGTCGTCGATGGCGAGACGGTTGTTTTCCCGGATTCCCTCGTAGGTACAGATTCCCATACAACAATGATCAACGGTCTTGGCGTAGTCGGCTGGGGCGTTGGCGGTATCGAGGCTGAAGCGGGCATGCTGGGCCAACCGCTTTATTTTGTAACACCTGAAGTTATCGGCTTCAAATTGACTGGCAGCTTGGCAGAAGGTGCTACGGCGACTGACCTTGCCCTGACTGTTACGCAAATTCTTCGTAAAAAAGGCGTTGTCGGCAAATTCGTTGAGTATTTCGGTCCAGGTCTATCCAACATCAGCCTTGCTGACCGTGCAACAGTTGCCAACATGGCTCCTGAGTACGGCGCAACTGTTGGCTTCTTCCCAGTCGACAGCGAGACGCTTAACTTCATGCGTGCAACTGGCCGTACTGAAGAGCAGATCGCTCTGGTTGAAGCTTACTATAAAGCACAGGATATGTTCCGCACGGACGAGACGCCAGATCCTGTCTTCTCCGATGTGATCGAGCTTGATATGTCGACTGTTGTTCCTTCCCTTGCTGGTCCTAAGCGTCCTCAAGACCGCGTTGAGCTGACAGCAATGAAAGAAGAGTTTAACAACATCATCCGCACGCCGATTGATAAAGGCGGATACGGCATGACGGATGAGAAGATCGAGCAGCTTGTTGATGTGAAACATCCGAACGGCGAAGCTTCGAAAATGGGCACTGGCGCGGTAGTTATCGCAGCTATCACAAGCTGTACGAACACCTCCAACCCAAGCGTTATGCTGGGCGCAGGCCTTGTAGCGAAGAAAGCAGTAGCTCTCGGACTGACTAAGCCTGCTTATGTGAAAAGCTCCCTGACGCCGGGCTCGCTCGTCGTTACGGAATATTTGAAGAAAGCGAACCTGCTGGAGCCGCTTGAAGCACTTGGCTTCCACGTTGCAGGTTATGGCTGCGCGACTTGTATCGGCAATTCCGGCCCGCTTCCTGATGAAGTAGGCCAAGCTATTGCTGACAACGACATGACGGTAGCAGCTGTATTGTCGGGTAACCGTAACTTTGAAGGTCGTGTTCATGCTCAGGTGAAAGCGAACTACTTGGCTTCGCCTCCGCTTGTTGTTGCCTATGCGCTTGCAGGAACGGTCAACATCGACCTATCCAAAGATGCAATCGGCTATGACAAAGACAACAACCCGATTTACTTGAAGGATATTTGGCCAACATCGCAAGAAATTCAGGAAGCAACTGCGGCTGCCCTTAATCCGCAAATGTTCCGTGATAAATATGAAAATGTATTTACGCAAAATGAGCGTTGGAACGCAATCGACGTACCAGAAGGCGAAAGCTACGAGTGGGATCCAAAATCCACTTACATCCAAAACCCGCCGTTCTTTGAGAACCTTGGTACGGAGCTTAACGACATTGCTGACATCAAATCTGCAAATGTACTTGCACTTATGGGCGACTCGGTTACAACTGACCATATCTCCCCTGCCGGCAACATTAAAGCAGATAGCCCAGGCGGCGAATATTTGATCGAAAATGGCGTAAAAAGAGAAGATTTCAACTCGTACGGCTCACGTCGCGGTAACCACGAAGTCATGATGCGCGGTACATTCGCCAACATTCGTATCCGTAACCAAGTGGCTCCGGGCACTGAGGGCGGCGTAACGACTTACCTGCCGAATGACGAAGTTATGTCGATCTACGATGCTTCCATGAAGTATCAAAAATCCGGCAAAAACCTTGTCGTTATCGCTGGTAAAGAATACGGTACAGGCAGCTCCCGTGACTGGGCAGCTAAAGGTACATTCCTACTCGGCGTAAAAGCCGTAATTGCTGAAAGCTTCGAGCGTATTCACCGCTCCAACCTCGTAGGCATGGGCGTATTGCCACTGCAATTCCAAGAAGGCCACAGCTGGAAATCCCTTGGCATTACAGGTCGTGAAACGTTCGATATTACTGGACTGTCCAATGATGTAACAGCGGGCGAGACGGTTACTGTAACGGCAACTCGCGAAGACGGTACAGCCTTCGACTTCCAAGCGATCGTTCGTCTGGACTCCATGGTTGATGTAGACTACTACCGTAATGGCGGTATTTTGCAAACCGTGCTTCGTCAAATGATTGCTAATATGTAA
- a CDS encoding amidase domain-containing protein has translation MSLRSDKKMASRRAGKQERQPLLNLSASQKRPVQQNAQAETTSGGAKQHKRQKLEPAAAEQSRIAASSMTSLMRSGDFPIPSGEEARGWKPAVHQYVSLYNQAETEQHAAAVDGFVADKEHCGRLRGRLNRLRERDLLRGVLPSRSETKAELVRVQESGAEASVLIRLHIKRQIEHRGMRYIEERKEEERLWLAAAGERWHIVRIEPIIAERRPRFELSFQDQQLDGGEEQQLEEEKFRLRSVPYLNYDLFAAFQPQAVRALYRRDLAAAYADRWWNEPNPAYEEFEVNCTNYISQSVFAGNAPMNYTGNRGSGWWYRGRNGGREWWSYSWSVSNALTNYLSTPRQSGLRARVVDSAEELQLGDVITYDWNGDNRFQHSTIVTAFDAAGMPLVNANTVPSRHRYWDYRDSYAWTEQTRYRFFHIEDQL, from the coding sequence ATGTCTTTGCGATCAGACAAAAAAATGGCAAGCCGCCGTGCAGGCAAGCAAGAGCGGCAGCCGCTGCTGAATCTGTCCGCCTCTCAGAAGCGGCCCGTGCAGCAGAACGCTCAAGCAGAAACGACGAGTGGCGGAGCGAAGCAGCACAAGCGGCAGAAGCTGGAGCCAGCCGCCGCAGAGCAATCCCGAATAGCTGCGTCCTCCATGACCTCGCTCATGCGTTCAGGCGATTTTCCGATACCTTCAGGAGAGGAAGCCCGGGGCTGGAAGCCTGCCGTGCATCAGTATGTAAGCCTGTATAATCAGGCGGAAACCGAGCAGCATGCGGCAGCGGTAGACGGCTTCGTCGCAGACAAGGAGCATTGCGGCAGGCTCCGCGGACGACTGAATCGGCTGCGCGAGCGGGATTTGCTGCGCGGCGTCTTGCCCTCGCGCAGCGAAACGAAGGCGGAGCTTGTCAGGGTGCAGGAGTCTGGAGCCGAAGCTTCCGTGCTCATTCGGCTGCATATTAAGCGGCAGATTGAGCATAGAGGTATGCGTTATATTGAAGAACGGAAAGAAGAGGAGCGGCTATGGCTGGCCGCTGCTGGCGAACGCTGGCATATCGTTCGCATTGAGCCGATCATTGCGGAGCGGCGGCCGCGCTTCGAGCTTTCTTTTCAGGATCAGCAACTGGATGGAGGGGAAGAGCAGCAGCTAGAAGAGGAGAAATTCCGGCTTCGCTCCGTGCCCTACTTAAATTATGACCTGTTTGCGGCCTTTCAACCCCAAGCTGTCCGTGCGCTGTATCGGCGCGATTTGGCCGCCGCTTACGCTGACCGTTGGTGGAATGAACCAAACCCTGCATATGAGGAGTTCGAGGTCAACTGTACGAACTACATCTCCCAGTCGGTCTTTGCAGGCAATGCCCCGATGAATTATACTGGTAACAGGGGAAGCGGCTGGTGGTATAGAGGCCGTAACGGAGGCAGGGAATGGTGGAGCTACAGCTGGTCGGTGTCAAATGCGCTGACGAACTATTTATCCACTCCCCGGCAGTCAGGTCTTCGGGCCAGAGTCGTTGACTCGGCTGAAGAGCTCCAGCTTGGAGATGTCATCACTTATGATTGGAACGGCGACAACCGTTTTCAGCACAGCACAATCGTAACAGCTTTCGATGCAGCGGGTATGCCGCTTGTTAATGCGAATACTGTGCCTAGCCGTCATCGCTACTGGGACTACCGCGATTCTTATGCCTGGACGGAACAGACCAGGTACCGTTTTTTTCATATTGAGGATCAATTATAA
- a CDS encoding D-alanine--D-alanine ligase has translation MGTKVNVALVYGGKSGEHEVSLQTAFAVMGEFDYDKYAITPFYITKQGEWRVGGKLVSKPQTASELRLAAGASGAGFPLAPLFAGLDASATAAAGATAIDVVFPLLHGTFGEDGTIQGLFEMANIPYVGAGVLASAVGMDKVTMKKVFAQEGLPQCVFRYFNRTQWEKDAAFFVMECEVALGYPCFVKPANLGSSVGISKARNREELMEAVNYAFKYDRKVIVEEFVDAREIEVAVLGNDEPKASVPGEIIASNEFYDYKAKYVDGKSVMQIPAELSAEISETVRDMAIRAFLSIDGAGLSRVDFFMRKSDGQLFINEVNTLPGFTPFSMYPLMWKETGMPYRELLDKLIELALRRHSEKQKINFGASEA, from the coding sequence ATGGGGACGAAAGTAAACGTAGCACTTGTATACGGAGGAAAATCAGGCGAGCATGAAGTTTCGCTGCAAACTGCATTCGCAGTAATGGGAGAATTTGATTACGATAAATACGCAATTACCCCCTTCTATATTACAAAGCAGGGCGAGTGGAGAGTTGGCGGCAAGCTTGTAAGCAAGCCGCAAACCGCCAGCGAGCTTCGCCTTGCAGCAGGCGCTTCCGGAGCGGGCTTCCCGCTTGCTCCGCTGTTTGCCGGCTTAGATGCATCAGCTACAGCGGCAGCTGGAGCAACGGCTATTGATGTTGTATTCCCGCTGCTGCATGGCACTTTTGGCGAGGATGGCACGATTCAGGGCTTGTTCGAAATGGCAAACATTCCGTATGTTGGCGCAGGCGTACTGGCTTCAGCGGTAGGCATGGACAAGGTGACGATGAAAAAGGTATTTGCGCAGGAAGGGCTGCCGCAATGCGTGTTCCGTTACTTCAATCGTACGCAGTGGGAGAAGGATGCTGCCTTTTTTGTAATGGAATGTGAAGTAGCCCTTGGATACCCATGCTTTGTTAAGCCGGCTAATCTGGGCTCCAGCGTCGGCATTTCCAAGGCGCGCAACCGCGAGGAGCTGATGGAAGCCGTCAATTATGCCTTCAAGTATGACCGTAAAGTAATCGTTGAGGAATTTGTCGATGCGAGAGAAATTGAGGTTGCAGTGCTTGGAAATGACGAGCCTAAAGCTTCTGTACCAGGCGAGATCATTGCTTCTAATGAATTTTACGACTATAAGGCCAAGTATGTAGATGGCAAATCGGTCATGCAAATTCCAGCAGAGCTTTCGGCGGAAATTTCAGAGACAGTTAGGGATATGGCGATTCGCGCCTTTTTGTCCATTGATGGAGCAGGCCTTTCCCGCGTAGATTTCTTCATGCGCAAGTCGGATGGTCAGCTGTTTATTAATGAGGTTAATACGCTGCCAGGCTTTACGCCTTTCAGCATGTACCCGCTTATGTGGAAAGAAACGGGCATGCCTTACCGCGAGCTGCTGGATAAGTTGATTGAGCTGGCCCTAAGAAGGCATAGCGAGAAGCAAAAAATCAATTTTGGAGCAAGTGAAGCGTAA
- the uvsE gene encoding UV DNA damage repair endonuclease UvsE produces the protein MLVRFGFVAMSMLLENASPSRTMTFANFTKLADREAALRKLERIAEDNLRSTLRMLKHAKASDIQMYRFSSKLIPLATHQGLADWDAYPPLREAFRDIGDFVRKNRMRVSFHPDHFCVFSTPRAEVLESSIRDMEYHVRMLEEMGLPESVKCNIHIGGAYGDKMVAGARFIRQFQALPERYRHRVTLENDDKTFNAVETLEAAQAVQVPMVLDVHHHQVNDGGVSLDKLCSSLWPQIAETWLLEEQRLNSEAAAAANTAAGKGDADEISLPPKIHFSSPKEGPNPRSHADYLNADDLLLFLRKVAAVTPQLDCMLEAKLKDKALLALMDDFRMLADRGEGVRIVDEGSIEVTEL, from the coding sequence ATGCTGGTAAGGTTCGGGTTTGTAGCCATGAGCATGCTGCTGGAAAACGCTTCGCCTTCGCGAACGATGACGTTTGCAAATTTTACGAAGCTTGCCGACCGCGAAGCGGCTTTGCGCAAGCTTGAACGGATTGCTGAGGACAATTTGCGCAGTACACTGCGGATGCTGAAGCATGCCAAGGCGAGCGATATTCAGATGTATCGTTTCTCCTCCAAGCTGATCCCGCTGGCAACCCATCAGGGTTTAGCTGATTGGGATGCTTATCCGCCCCTGCGTGAAGCTTTTCGTGATATTGGTGATTTTGTTCGGAAAAATCGGATGAGGGTTTCGTTTCACCCTGACCATTTTTGCGTATTTAGTACCCCGCGGGCTGAGGTGCTGGAAAGCTCTATACGGGACATGGAATATCATGTTCGTATGCTGGAGGAAATGGGACTGCCGGAGTCAGTCAAGTGCAACATACATATTGGCGGTGCCTATGGCGATAAGATGGTCGCAGGAGCACGCTTTATCCGGCAGTTTCAGGCACTCCCTGAGCGCTATCGACATCGCGTTACGCTAGAGAACGACGATAAGACGTTCAATGCGGTCGAGACGCTGGAGGCGGCTCAGGCTGTGCAAGTGCCGATGGTGCTTGACGTGCATCACCATCAGGTGAATGATGGCGGTGTTTCCTTGGACAAGCTGTGCAGCAGCCTGTGGCCGCAAATCGCCGAGACGTGGCTGCTTGAGGAGCAGCGGCTGAATAGCGAAGCGGCTGCTGCGGCAAATACGGCAGCAGGTAAGGGCGATGCGGACGAAATTAGCCTGCCGCCGAAAATCCATTTTTCCAGTCCGAAGGAAGGGCCTAATCCACGCAGTCATGCTGATTATTTGAATGCGGACGATTTGCTGCTGTTTTTGCGGAAGGTGGCGGCGGTGACGCCGCAGCTTGACTGCATGCTCGAAGCGAAGCTCAAGGATAAGGCGCTGCTGGCGCTCATGGATGACTTCCGCATGCTGGCGGATAGGGGCGAAGGTGTTCGGATCGTGGACGAAGGCAGTATTGAAGTAACCGAGCTATAG